Proteins found in one Methylobacterium sp. CB376 genomic segment:
- the fabI gene encoding enoyl-ACP reductase FabI — translation MALLAGKRALVVGVANAQSIATGCARAFRENGARLALTYLNDRARPHVAPVAEELGAEILAPLDVTRDAELDALFARVEAAWGGLDILVHSIAFCPKEDLHGRVTDCSREGFLTAMDVSVHSLIRMTRRAEPLMRAGGSILTVSYYGAEKVVDHYNVMGPVKAALEAGVRSLAVELGPRGIRVNTLSPGPVVTRAASGIDHFDDLVEAARTRAPEHRLVTLEEIGHMAAALSADGARGVTGTITFVDGGLHAVA, via the coding sequence ATGGCCCTGCTCGCCGGCAAGCGCGCCCTCGTGGTCGGGGTCGCCAACGCGCAGTCGATCGCCACGGGCTGCGCCCGCGCCTTCCGGGAGAACGGCGCCCGCCTCGCCCTCACCTACCTGAACGACCGGGCCCGGCCCCACGTCGCCCCCGTCGCCGAGGAGCTCGGGGCGGAGATCCTCGCGCCCCTCGACGTCACCCGGGACGCGGAGCTCGACGCGCTCTTCGCGCGGGTGGAGGCGGCCTGGGGCGGCCTCGACATCCTCGTCCACTCGATCGCCTTCTGCCCGAAGGAGGACCTGCACGGCCGCGTCACCGATTGCTCGCGGGAGGGCTTCCTCACCGCCATGGACGTCTCGGTGCACTCGCTGATCCGGATGACGCGGCGGGCCGAGCCGCTGATGCGGGCGGGCGGCAGCATCCTGACGGTGAGCTATTACGGCGCCGAGAAGGTGGTCGACCACTACAACGTGATGGGGCCGGTCAAGGCCGCCCTGGAGGCCGGCGTGCGCTCGCTCGCGGTCGAACTCGGCCCGCGCGGCATCCGGGTCAACACCCTCTCGCCCGGGCCGGTCGTGACCCGGGCGGCCTCGGGGATCGACCATTTCGACGACCTCGTCGAGGCCGCCCGCACCCGCGCGCCGGAGCACCGGCTCGTGACCCTGGAGGAGATCGGCCACATGGCCGCCGCCCTCTCGGCCGACGGCGCCCGCGGCGTCACCGGCACCATCACCTTCGTCGACGGCGGCTTGCACGCGGTGGCCTGA
- a CDS encoding bifunctional enoyl-CoA hydratase/phosphate acetyltransferase: MEALQFIENRTLAEIRVGDSASLARTLQPDDIRLFAVVSGDVNPAHLDKDYADTDRFHGVIAHGLWGGSLISAVLGTALPGPGTIYLGQSLRFLRPVKIGDTITARVTVRTKDEARARLVLDCACLNDRGESVISGEAEVIAPTEKVRRPRVLLPEVHLHERGAQWRRLIDAARGRPPIRTAVVHPCDAVSLEGALAGRRAGLIEPVLVGPRAKIAAAAEAARIALDGIEIVEAPHSHAAAERAVDLARAGSVAALMKGALHTDEILSAALRREAGLRTERRMSHVYALDVPHYRKPLFITDAAVNIAPSLAEKRDIVQNAIDLCRALGIAEPKAAILSAVETVSMRIGSTLDAAALCKMAERGQITGGRVEGPLAFDNAISREAAAAKGIASPVAGDADILVVPDLVSGNMLAKQLIHLAGADAAGLILGARVPIILTSRADSAEVREASCALAQLFAHAAASGDPASAEGGAASAEGGAA; the protein is encoded by the coding sequence ATGGAAGCCCTCCAATTCATCGAGAACCGCACCCTGGCGGAGATCCGGGTCGGCGACAGCGCGAGCCTCGCCCGCACCCTGCAGCCGGACGACATCCGGCTGTTCGCGGTCGTGTCGGGGGACGTGAACCCCGCCCATCTCGACAAGGACTACGCCGATACGGACCGCTTCCACGGGGTCATCGCGCACGGGCTCTGGGGCGGCTCGCTGATCTCGGCGGTGCTCGGCACCGCGCTGCCGGGGCCCGGCACGATCTATCTCGGCCAGTCCCTGCGCTTCCTGCGGCCGGTGAAGATCGGCGACACGATCACGGCCCGGGTCACCGTGCGGACGAAGGACGAGGCGCGGGCGCGGCTCGTCCTCGACTGCGCCTGCCTCAACGACCGCGGCGAGAGCGTGATCAGCGGCGAGGCCGAGGTGATCGCGCCGACCGAGAAGGTCCGCCGGCCCCGGGTGCTGCTGCCGGAGGTGCACCTGCACGAGCGCGGCGCCCAGTGGCGCCGCCTGATCGACGCGGCGCGGGGAAGGCCCCCGATCCGCACCGCCGTGGTCCATCCCTGCGACGCGGTCTCCCTCGAGGGCGCGCTGGCGGGGCGGCGGGCCGGGCTGATCGAGCCGGTCCTGGTCGGGCCGCGGGCCAAGATCGCGGCGGCGGCCGAGGCGGCGCGGATCGCGCTCGACGGGATCGAGATCGTCGAGGCGCCCCACAGCCACGCGGCCGCCGAGCGGGCGGTCGACCTCGCCCGGGCCGGCAGCGTGGCGGCGCTGATGAAGGGGGCGCTGCACACCGACGAGATCCTCTCGGCGGCCCTGCGCAGGGAGGCGGGCCTGCGCACCGAACGGCGCATGAGCCACGTCTACGCCCTCGACGTGCCGCATTACCGCAAGCCGCTCTTCATCACCGACGCGGCGGTCAACATCGCGCCGAGCCTCGCGGAGAAGCGCGACATCGTCCAGAACGCCATCGACCTGTGCCGGGCTCTGGGGATCGCCGAGCCCAAGGCGGCGATCCTCTCGGCGGTCGAGACGGTGTCGATGCGGATCGGCTCCACCCTCGACGCGGCGGCGCTCTGCAAGATGGCCGAGCGCGGCCAGATCACCGGCGGCCGCGTCGAGGGGCCCCTGGCCTTCGACAACGCCATCTCGCGGGAGGCCGCCGCCGCCAAGGGCATCGCCTCGCCGGTGGCGGGGGACGCCGACATCCTGGTCGTCCCCGACCTCGTCTCGGGCAACATGCTGGCCAAGCAGCTCATCCATCTCGCGGGGGCGGACGCGGCCGGGCTGATCCTCGGCGCGCGGGTGCCGATCATCCTGACGAGCCGCGCCGACAGCGCCGAGGTGCGGGAAGCCTCCTGCGCGCTGGCCCAGCTCTTCGCGCATGCGGCGGCGTCGGGGGACCCCGCCTCCGCCGAAGGAGGCGCCGCGTCCGCCGAAGGAGGCGCCGCGTGA
- a CDS encoding PHA/PHB synthase family protein — protein sequence MPPVAAAGPVRDAAEPGDDLHDAGQAIDQAAHAAVARLTGGLSPAALANAWLDWSVHAAFSPGKQAELAAKAFRKGQRLQSFLWRNLLVGAQAEPCIEPLPQDHRFDDPAWRTWPFCLYQQGFLLTQQWWHNATTGVRGVARAHEEIVAFTARQMLDGVSPSNHPLTNPVVLNATLASGGANLVLGALNALEDARRGLAGLKPAGAERFAVGREVAVTEGEVVYRNDLIELIQYAPKTGAVRPEPVLIVPAWIMKYYILDLSPENSLVRHLVGQGFTVFMISWRNPGPADRDVSFDDYRRLGVMAALDAVSAIRPGRAVHAAGYCLGGTLLSIAAATMARDGDARLASLTLFAAQVDFTEAGELTLFINESQISFLESLMRSEGVLDSKQMAGAFQLLRSNDLIWSRIVNSYLLGRREAVTDLMAWNADATRMPARMHAEYLRRLFLDNDLAEGRLRVEGRPVALTDIRAPIFAVGTEKDHVAPWRSVFKLTLMTDADVTFLLASGGHNAGIVSEPGHRGRHYRVHSRAATDRYVDPDSWLDLARLEQGSWWPEWASWLAERSGPPEPPPPMGLPGAPTLGPAPGRYVREA from the coding sequence GTGCCGCCGGTCGCGGCCGCCGGTCCCGTCCGGGACGCCGCGGAGCCCGGTGACGACCTGCACGACGCCGGCCAGGCGATCGACCAAGCGGCCCATGCCGCGGTGGCGCGGCTCACCGGCGGCCTCTCGCCGGCGGCCCTGGCCAATGCCTGGCTCGACTGGAGCGTGCACGCGGCCTTCTCGCCCGGCAAGCAGGCCGAACTCGCCGCCAAGGCCTTCCGCAAGGGCCAGCGCCTGCAATCCTTCCTGTGGCGCAACCTCCTGGTGGGGGCGCAGGCCGAACCCTGCATCGAGCCCCTGCCCCAGGACCACCGCTTCGACGACCCGGCTTGGCGGACCTGGCCCTTCTGCCTCTACCAGCAGGGTTTCCTGCTCACCCAGCAATGGTGGCACAACGCCACCACGGGCGTGCGCGGCGTGGCGCGGGCGCACGAGGAGATCGTCGCCTTCACGGCGCGCCAGATGCTCGATGGGGTCTCGCCGTCGAATCACCCCCTCACCAACCCGGTCGTCCTCAACGCGACCCTGGCGAGCGGCGGCGCCAACCTGGTGCTCGGCGCCCTGAACGCCCTGGAGGATGCCCGGCGCGGGCTCGCCGGCCTCAAGCCCGCGGGCGCCGAGCGCTTCGCGGTCGGGCGCGAGGTCGCGGTCACCGAGGGCGAGGTCGTCTACCGCAACGACCTGATCGAGCTGATCCAGTACGCGCCGAAGACCGGCGCAGTCCGGCCCGAGCCGGTCCTGATCGTGCCGGCCTGGATCATGAAGTACTACATCCTCGACCTGTCGCCGGAGAATTCCCTGGTCCGCCACCTCGTCGGCCAGGGCTTCACCGTGTTCATGATCTCCTGGCGCAACCCGGGCCCGGCGGACCGGGACGTGTCCTTCGACGATTACCGGCGGCTCGGCGTGATGGCCGCCCTCGACGCGGTCTCGGCGATCCGGCCGGGCCGGGCCGTGCACGCGGCGGGCTATTGCCTGGGCGGCACGCTGCTCTCGATCGCGGCGGCCACCATGGCCCGGGACGGGGATGCGCGGCTCGCCTCCCTCACCCTCTTCGCCGCGCAGGTCGACTTCACCGAGGCCGGCGAGCTCACGCTCTTCATCAACGAGAGCCAGATCAGCTTCCTGGAGAGCCTGATGCGGAGCGAGGGCGTCCTCGACTCCAAGCAGATGGCCGGCGCCTTCCAGCTGCTGCGCTCGAACGACCTGATCTGGTCGCGGATCGTCAACAGCTACCTGCTCGGGCGGCGCGAGGCGGTGACCGACCTGATGGCCTGGAACGCCGACGCCACCCGGATGCCGGCGCGGATGCACGCCGAGTACCTGCGCCGCCTGTTCCTCGACAACGACCTCGCGGAGGGCCGCCTGCGGGTCGAGGGCCGGCCGGTGGCCCTGACCGACATCCGCGCGCCGATCTTCGCCGTCGGCACCGAGAAGGACCACGTGGCGCCCTGGCGCTCGGTGTTCAAGCTCACGCTGATGACCGACGCGGACGTCACCTTCCTACTCGCCAGCGGGGGCCACAACGCGGGCATCGTCTCGGAGCCCGGCCATCGCGGCCGCCACTACCGCGTGCACAGCAGGGCGGCGACCGACCGCTACGTCGATCCGGACAGCTGGCTCGACCTCGCCCGGCTCGAACAGGGCTCCTGGTGGCCGGAATGGGCCTCCTGGCTCGCCGAGCGGTCCGGCCCGCCCGAGCCGCCGCCGCCGATGGGGCTGCCGGGCGCGCCGACGCTCGGCCCGGCCCCCGGCCGCTACGTGCGGGAGGCCTGA
- a CDS encoding acetate/propionate family kinase, with product MTDAILAINAGSSSLKFALFAADTLEPLCRGGVSGLGGAVSVEAAGPLALRAGDAPGAGSDHAAAVAWLLDAIRRTPDLLLRAAGHRVVHGGRDFSAPVRVDAGVLAALERLVPLAPAHQPHNLAGLRAVAASWPDLPQVACFDTAFHRTQPRLAQLFPIPWALSEEGLLRYGFHGLSYAHVAEILPDLAGARAEGRVIVAHLGHGASLCALRERRSLASTMGFTALDGLMMGTRSGAVDPGLVLHLIRERGMSAEAVADLLNNRSGLLGVSGISDDVRALQGCDDPRAAEALALFAYRAVREAGSLMAALGGLDVLVFTAGIGEHAPALRAAIAEGLAFAGVELDPARNAANATRISRDASPVAVYVVPANEERPIARAAAALLAGRG from the coding sequence GTGACCGACGCGATCCTGGCGATCAATGCGGGCTCGTCGAGCCTGAAATTCGCGCTCTTCGCGGCCGACACGCTGGAGCCGCTCTGCCGGGGCGGCGTGTCGGGCCTCGGCGGCGCCGTGAGCGTCGAGGCCGCGGGCCCGCTCGCCCTCAGGGCCGGCGACGCGCCGGGGGCGGGCAGCGATCACGCGGCCGCGGTGGCGTGGCTGCTCGACGCGATCCGCCGCACGCCGGACCTCCTCCTGCGGGCGGCGGGGCACCGGGTCGTGCATGGCGGGCGGGACTTCTCGGCACCGGTGCGGGTGGATGCGGGGGTGCTCGCGGCGCTGGAGCGGCTGGTGCCCCTGGCCCCGGCCCACCAGCCCCACAACCTCGCGGGGCTGAGGGCCGTGGCGGCGTCCTGGCCCGACCTGCCCCAGGTCGCCTGCTTCGACACCGCCTTCCACCGCACCCAGCCGCGCCTCGCCCAGCTCTTCCCGATCCCGTGGGCGCTGAGCGAGGAGGGCCTGCTGCGCTACGGCTTCCACGGGCTCTCCTACGCGCACGTGGCCGAGATCCTGCCGGATCTGGCCGGGGCGCGGGCGGAGGGGCGGGTGATCGTGGCCCATCTCGGGCACGGCGCCAGCCTCTGCGCCCTGCGGGAGCGCCGCAGCCTCGCCTCGACCATGGGCTTCACCGCCCTGGACGGGCTGATGATGGGCACCCGCTCGGGCGCCGTCGATCCGGGGCTGGTGCTGCACCTGATCCGCGAGCGGGGCATGAGCGCGGAGGCGGTGGCCGACCTCCTGAACAACCGCTCGGGGCTGCTCGGCGTCTCGGGGATCAGCGACGACGTGCGGGCCCTGCAGGGCTGCGACGATCCGCGGGCCGCCGAGGCCCTGGCGCTGTTCGCCTACCGGGCGGTGCGGGAGGCGGGCTCGCTGATGGCGGCCCTCGGCGGGCTCGACGTGCTGGTCTTCACGGCGGGGATCGGCGAGCACGCGCCCGCCCTGCGCGCGGCGATCGCCGAGGGCCTCGCCTTCGCGGGGGTGGAGCTCGACCCGGCCCGCAACGCCGCGAACGCGACCCGGATCAGCCGGGACGCGTCGCCGGTCGCGGTCTACGTGGTGCCGGCGAACGAGGAGCGCCCGATCGCCCGGGCCGCCGCCGCGCTGCTGGCCGGGCGGGGGTGA
- a CDS encoding bifunctional aminoglycoside phosphotransferase/ATP-binding protein: MPGETEILEFLRRILGAAGAVETIRTHISVILLAGERVFKLKRAVRFPFLDFSTAPRRLAACEAECALNRRWAPGLYRGVHRITRGADGGLVLDGGGPLVDAVVEMRRFPAADLFDAMVQDGRATPALLTALAHRIAALHAEAPASPARGGAAAMERLVALNDRGLRASGLVAAEVADALAARFRAALGRHAARVEARRAAGKVRRCHGDLTLRNICLFEGVPTPFDGLEFDEELGTIDVLYDLAFPLMDLWHRGRGDLASLLVNRYLDEADEIDGAGLLPFLMALRAVIRAHVTASQAAEAPAAAEGGLWREARAYLALAEQCLQADEAPVLLAVGGLSGSGKSTVAAAVAPFLGPPPGARIVGSDRTRKRLHGVPALTRLPAEAYAPAMSEAVYAAMRAEAARALAGGASVVVDAVFDRPDEREAIAAVARAGGASFRGVWLQAPVPMLAARIAARRDDPSDATPAVLAAQAERACGEITWERLDARLPPETLRAVILARGPVPRAG, encoded by the coding sequence ATGCCGGGTGAGACCGAGATCCTCGAATTCCTGCGCCGGATCCTCGGCGCCGCGGGCGCGGTCGAGACGATCCGCACCCACATCTCGGTCATCCTCCTGGCGGGGGAGCGGGTGTTCAAGCTCAAGCGGGCGGTGCGCTTCCCCTTCCTCGACTTCTCGACCGCGCCGCGGCGGCTCGCGGCCTGCGAGGCGGAATGCGCCCTCAACCGGCGCTGGGCGCCCGGCCTCTATCGCGGCGTGCACCGGATCACCCGGGGGGCGGATGGCGGCCTCGTCCTCGACGGCGGCGGCCCGCTCGTCGACGCGGTGGTCGAGATGCGCCGCTTCCCGGCGGCCGACCTGTTCGACGCGATGGTCCAGGACGGGCGCGCCACGCCCGCCCTCCTGACCGCGCTCGCCCACCGCATCGCCGCCCTGCACGCCGAGGCGCCGGCGAGCCCGGCGCGGGGGGGCGCCGCCGCGATGGAGCGCCTCGTCGCCCTCAACGATCGCGGCCTGCGGGCGAGCGGCCTCGTCGCCGCGGAGGTGGCCGACGCCCTCGCGGCGCGGTTCCGGGCCGCGCTCGGCCGCCACGCCGCGCGCGTCGAGGCGCGGCGCGCGGCCGGCAAGGTCCGCCGCTGCCACGGCGACCTGACGCTGCGCAACATCTGCCTGTTCGAGGGGGTGCCGACGCCCTTCGACGGGCTCGAATTCGACGAGGAGCTCGGCACGATCGACGTGCTCTACGACCTCGCCTTCCCGCTGATGGACCTCTGGCACCGCGGCCGGGGCGACCTCGCGAGCCTCCTCGTCAACCGCTACCTCGACGAGGCCGACGAGATCGACGGGGCGGGCCTGCTGCCCTTCCTGATGGCGCTGCGCGCCGTCATCCGGGCGCACGTCACCGCGAGCCAGGCGGCGGAGGCGCCGGCCGCCGCGGAGGGGGGCCTGTGGCGCGAGGCGCGGGCCTACCTCGCCCTGGCGGAGCAGTGCCTGCAGGCGGACGAGGCCCCGGTGCTGCTGGCGGTCGGGGGCCTCAGCGGCTCGGGCAAGTCGACGGTCGCGGCCGCGGTGGCGCCCTTCCTGGGCCCGCCGCCGGGCGCCCGGATCGTCGGCAGCGACCGCACCCGCAAGCGCCTGCACGGCGTGCCGGCCCTGACGCGGCTCCCCGCGGAGGCCTACGCGCCCGCGATGTCGGAGGCGGTCTACGCGGCGATGCGGGCGGAGGCGGCCCGCGCCCTCGCGGGCGGGGCGAGCGTGGTGGTCGACGCGGTCTTCGACCGTCCGGACGAGCGGGAGGCGATCGCCGCGGTGGCGCGGGCGGGCGGCGCCTCCTTCCGGGGCGTCTGGCTGCAGGCGCCGGTGCCGATGCTCGCCGCGCGCATCGCGGCCCGGCGGGACGACCCGTCCGACGCCACCCCCGCGGTGCTCGCCGCCCAGGCGGAGCGGGCCTGCGGCGAGATCACCTGGGAGCGCCTCGACGCCCGCCTGCCCCCGGAGACGCTGCGGGCGGTGATCCTGGCGCGGGGGCCGGTGCCCCGGGCGGGGTAG